ctcctcctcttcttcctcttcctcctcctccgcccCACCTCGGACTCCAGCCTCCTCAGTGGCCTCTTCTGGCAGGAAGGAGACCTCAGGTGTCTTGCAGCTGCTATCCACAGTCTGCGAGTCGGGCGtgagagcagggggtgggggggccgcCTTGGGGGGCGGGGTGCTAGGGGCCTTCGCTGCCCGCTCTTCCCCGGACCAGGAAGTCTCCTCGGCCCCTTTGGCTCCCGCCGCCTGGCTGCAGCTATCCGCCTTGGACTTCTTCAGCGTCACAGGGCCGCTGCCGCCCCCGCTGCTGCCCCCACCGCTGCGGATCTTTTTCCTGGTCTTGGATGGCTTGGTCTTTCCCTTGGTCCCCTTGGCTTTCTTGGCCCCAGCCTTGGCCTTGACCTTGGTCTTTTTGGGCTTGGTGCTGCCCTGAGCTGCTTTGGCCACCTCAGTAGGGGCCCGCTCATCCGGCTTGAGGAAGGGGGAGCGGCTCTCTCGGTCTCGGCTGAACTTGACTCCGATGGAGCCCAGGCCGGCAGAGGTGGCCTCCTTGGCTGGTGTGGTGCTGCTGACACCCTCTCGGATCAGCACGGCCACCTTGGACTGTAGCTTCACCTTCCGGGAGGATGAGGAGGACGACGAGGACGAGGAGCCTGAACCGCTGCTGACAGGTGGCTTTGGCGGGGGCCCTGAGGAGGGCGCCAACTCCTTGGGGGGCCGGGCCTTCTTGGATGACCTGTCCCTGTCCCTATCTCTGTCCCTGTCCCGGTCCCGATCCCCCCCGTCCAGTGCCTTCCGCCGCGATCCCTTCTCccgggaggaagaggaggaggaggcagcccCAGAGCGGCGCCGGTCCTTCTCACTGCTCTTGCCTCCCCGCTCCTCGGCACTCAGTCCCTCGGAGTCGTAGAGGACCTCGCGCTTGGGCGATGAGGCCGGAGCCGGTGAGGGGCCTCGGGGGTCAGGCTTGTCCGGCCGGCCCACGGTGATGGTCCGCTTGATGGCAAAGAGATCGTGGTCCGTGAGGTCCTGGATGGAGGGCGGCACGGCACCCCGGCGGCGGCTGTCGCGCTCTCCGCCCAAGGAGGTGGAGCCGGAGGGTGGCTGGGCCGGGGCAGGGCCCTTCTCACTGTCCCCAGACCGCTTCTCGCCCCGGGACCGCGAccgcttcttcttcttcttgctgCCGCCGCCATCCCGGTGCTTGCCGCGGTGCCGCTCGCGCCTGGAAGACGACGACGAGGAGGTGGCCGGAGGCGGGGAGTTcgagcgccgccgccgccgccttttCTCCCGGGACCGGGACCTGCGGCTGCCCCCGCGGCGCCGGTCGGTGCTCCGCGAGCGGCGGCGGGCGGAGCGGGACCGCGAGCGGCGGCGGGCGGACGACGAGGCGTGGGAGCCCAGCTTGCGGTCCCGGGAGCGGTGCTTCTTGGGGTCCCAGGGGGAGGCCGGGGCCGGCGGGGCGGGCTGCGCGCCGGAGGAGGACGAGGCGGCCTCCTTGGCCTCGCCGCCGCTCCTCTTGCGCTCCCGCCTCGACTTCTTGCGGGTAGGCGGGCCAGTGGGGGCAGCGGAGGCGGGGGCGGCGGCTGGGGAGGGCGAGCGCTGCCGGTAGCGCTCACGCCGCTGGGTCAGGATCTTGCGGCGCAGGTCCAGGCCGCCCCAGCGCGCGTCTGcagtgggcggggcgggggccggcTCCCCCAGGTCCACCTGCAGGGCGCCCTCGCCGTCGGACTCCGCGTGCAGTGACAAGAAGTCGTCCCCCTCGGGGgcccgggcggcgggcggcgggggcgggggctgggccgCAGGGGGCGCCGGTGCCGCCGGAGGGGGTCGTGCGGCCCGGCCGCCGGCCCGGAAGAGGGAGAGCGCCATCCTGGGCTCCTCCTCAGGCTGGACAATCTCGCCCTCCTCAATCTCTGAGTCGCCCGGTGGCATCAGAGGGGGCGGGAGGGCGGCGCCACCTGCCGTCACCACCTCCACGGAGACCTTGCCTTCCCGACAGGCCTCCGCCTCCGTCCCCACCACAAAGACGCGCCGGCGGGTGGCTCCGTCGGCCCGGGTGGAGTCGGCCTGGGGCGGTGTGCCAGGGGCTGGAGTCTGCTGCAGGGGCTGGGGGTCCGCGCCCGGGCTCTCGTCACCTGGGAAGTCCTGGCTCAGGCTGTTGTCGTCGTAGATGCCCGCCAGGGTCTCTGAGATGCGGCTGATGCTCTGGGACaggccttcctcctcctcttcttcctcttcttcctcttcttcctcttcctcctcctcctcctcctcctcctcctcaggtgaGGGGGTACCCGCCGATGAGCTGGGGTTGGAGCCAGTGGGCTCAAAGGGGTCGTACTTCTGCTCTGGAGCAGGCGGTGGGGAATAGGCCTCGTCGGTGGGGTGGAAGGGGTCATAGATATCAAACCGGGGTGCAGGAGGGGCCGGGGGGGCcggaggtggtggagggggaggcggggaaggggaggatgatgagggggaaggggaaggcgaagaggaggcagaggagggggcagggggtggtgcAGGACCCCCGTCTCCAGTGCCCAAGGTGAGGAGGTGGCGGGCACAGGTGGGTCGAGAAGAATGAGACTGCGGAGAAACTGCAAAGGAAGAGAGGAGACAGGGTGGCGGTCAGGTGCCTGTCCTGGTGCAGCGGAGGGACCCGCAGGCAGGTCAGCACCCCATCTGCTGGCCCCCTCGCTCAGCACTCGCCACACCAGCAGGCACTGCTTCCAGTGCTTCACGTGTGTCAACACATAAGATGCTCCTAACAACAGTACCTACGCTCCACGCTGTAGGTACTGCGACCCGGGGTCCCAGGAGGAAACTGCAGCACAGAGAGCTGTGGCATCTTCCCCTAGAGCACAGTCAGCAGGGGGGGAGTCAGGATGCAAACTCGGTCAGTGTGGCCCCCGAGCCCACACTCTCATATCCGGAGCCGTAAGCTGGCCCGCAGCCCAAGACCGCCCTGACCAATGACAGCAGTGACATTCCCGCAGGAGGCCCAGGCTGGGATGGGAGAGCCAGGGTTCCAACCTAGGACCACCTGCAGGGGTCAAGCCCTGTCCTGCTGAACCGGCTGCCTCTTGAGGGAATCTATCCCTTTGTACAGGAGGCCTAACGTGAGGCTGAGAAGGTGAAACTCCCTCTCCAGAGTCAGAAAGTAGCAGAGCTGGCGAGCCCTGACAGCCCGAGTCCTCACCGTGCCCCTGTCACTCTGTGATGAGCCCCATCCCAGGGGCGACATCAGCTTGGGACTCAGACATCACTGATCAGGCCGGGCATCGTGCTGTCCTCCGTTATTTTGTCCGCCCTCCCGAGACCTTGCTTTCGAAGCACTCCACGGTCTCAGCACCACAAGTCACACATGTGGAGACAACTGATCGAGGCTGCCTCCGGGGCGGGTAAAGGGGCCAGGATTCAGACACACACATCAGAGTCCAGAGGCCACTCTCTCAACCACATGTAACTGCCAGGATCCTGCCCCAGCAAGGACGCCGGCATAGTCACATGAACAATGCCAGGGAGGCCCCGGGCTAAGAAGGCAGCACCAGAGCCACCTCCCCGCTCGGATCCCAGGCTCCAGCCCTCTCCTGCAATATGCCCGAGGGCAAGCAACTCAACTGCTGTTtggcttggtttcctcatctataacaggggagtttgctcattcattcaacacattttttcTGATCATCAATCTGACAGACGGGTTTGGGGTATAGAATAGAACCGCAAACaagagacaaaaatccctgccttcaaggactTGCTAAGCATGAACTCTGACTACCCGGGCTGTTATTACCACCACCTGAGGCAAAAACCAAGTCTGCGGATTGCAGCAGTCTGCAAACTCGAGACATCCGCTTCTTTATAAATAGTTGTTTTTAAAGGATTACGGGTTTTTCTTGCGTTAACATTTTCCAAACGAAGACCAAAAAACACTtggaataagaaaacaaaacatagggacttccctggtggtccagtgggtaagactccgtgctcccaatgcagggggcccgggtttgatccctggtcagggaactagatcccgcatgcgcgccgcaactaagagtcctcatgatgcaactaaaaaaaaaaaaaaaaaaaaaaagatcccgcacgccacaactaagacctggcacaacaaaaataaataaataaatatttaaaaacaacaacaacaaaaccctaaAACATAACTCCAGAGTCCTGCTGAAAACAGCTATTAGGTTCTAGACACAGCTACGGATATCACTTAAAGCCCAAGGGCCAAATCCCATTGGAACCCTGTCCCGCTCACTTGTTTACTTATCCCCTACggcttctgattttaaaagaaatgagaagagagttccctggtggcctagtcgttaggattctgggctttcactgttgaggccgggttcaatccctgggtggggaacctgagatcccacaagccatgcgacacagccaaaaaaataataataaataaataaataaataaaattttaaaaaataagaaaagaaatgaaaatacttttgTGGGCCCCTAAGAGTGTGGCGAGCCCCAGGCACCACGTCCCCTGAGCCTAAAGGATAAGTAAGTCACCCCAGATctgtgagaaaaaagaaaagacaaggatgggacttccctggtggtgcaggggttaagaatcctcctgccaacgcaggggacacgggttcgagccctggcccaggaagatcccacataccgcggagcaactaagcccgtgcgccgcagctactaagcctgcgctctagagcctgtgagccacaactactgaagcccacgcgcctagagccggtgctctgccaacaggagaagccaccactgcagtgaagagtggccccctgctcgccacagctagagaaagcccgcgcacagcagcgaagacccgacacagccaaaaagaaataaagttaaatcttaaaaaaaaaaggacaaggaaaACGTGAACTGGTTCAGAGGGTGTGCAAGCCTCTGGCAGAACAGCTGCTCGTAGCTGACCTTCTGCCgcgcctccctctcccctccaccccccgccAGACACGTGCGTGCGCAGAAGGGAAGCCTAAACCCAGCGCTCTCATCAGGGTCCCGGGGGATCggcagcggcggcagcagcaCTGGGGAGTTagtgagaaatgcaaattcctgggccCTCCCAACTCCAGGCCCGCTGCATCAGAAACCCTGGGATGGGCCTAGTGACCTGTGGATTAGCCCGTCGTCCGTGGTGATTCTGATGCCCTTTGAGTTTGAGCCCCTCTGCTCTGGCCCGCTCAGGGGCCACCACCGTGTGCGCGGCTGGGGAGCACACTCTTCCTCGGGCGGGTGCACGTTACACAAGTCAAAAACCTGCACTTTACACACAGAAGGCCCCGGGCTCAGGGCCACCACTAAGCAACTGGCTGTGCCACCTCGAGCAAGAGACTTCCCTCCTTCACACTTTTCTCTTCCTGGAGTCGGAGACGCTGAGAGTCCCCCGTCCTGGGGAGACGCATTCCTAACGCAGTTACACTGATATTCAGAAGCCCCGGACGCACGCTAACTGCTCCCACATGGTAGCTGTCACGTcagttttaactttaattacatctgcacgTGCATACAGCCTTTACTGAAGTCTAACAGGAGAGAGACGTGACGGTACAGATTTTGTCTAAATGACGTACTCGGCACCGCCACTACTACCAACAACAGCTAACGCTCACGCGACGCCGAGGCTGACTGCCTGCCAACTCAGCCCTGGTCCCACGTACCCGTTTTGCCCGTCCTCCAGGCCCTGACACGGGGCAGCAGGCTGGGTACGGGAAGAGGGACTGGATCCCTGTCCCCAATTCGGACCTCGGCCACCAGCTCCAGCATGTCCTCGCTTCTGCAAGACAGGGGGTGAGTGAGCCTCAGAGGTGCGTCCAACTCCCACGTTGGGGGCCTCTCCCACTCCAGCTGCCCAGATACTCACTCGCCAGGCCGCAGGTCCAGGTGGCTGGGAACCCAGGTATCTGGGGGATCCAGGATGCTCACCAGCCCCGCGAGGAGGCCATCGGCAGCCACGTCCAACACCTGGAATAGGCCAGGAGGGGCTCCACCCTGTCCCTGCTTGTGTGAGGACCCACACAGGCCCTAAGCTCTCAGTAACCCAGACATCTGAGACCCTGTGAGAACACGAGGATCCAACTGACTCCTCAACCTGACTGCCTCCAGGACCCAAGGGACCAGGCCTCAGAGCTTCCAACACTGCCCCCGATCAGCACCCCAGACCCAGGAGCCTGGGTCCCCAACCCCATTTCAGGGATCCAGGCCCCAGTGaccttcctcccccagccccagaagTCCAGGTCCCTAGCCCCCTCTTCTTACTCACAGAAGCCGTGTCGGTCCCCCCCGATTCCTGGGAACGGGGCTCTGAACGTGGGCTCCGACAGCGCCTCCATCGAAGGCCATGACACCGAGAACCATCTGAAGAGAGATTTGCATGGCAGATTGGAGACAGGGGACTAGATGCAGAGACCTTGCTTGGCAGAGGAAAAAGAGCCTGCCTAGCTCTTGACAAAGGAACCAAGCTCCTGCCTACGCTCCCGGCCTCCATTCAACTGCTTCCCAACACCCTTTTGAGGCACCAACTCTAACCCATTTGTCTGCCCAGCCACGCTCCAGATGAAGAGCAGACAAGTCAGCTTGGCCTTTGAGCCTTGCTGTGATCCAGTCCCCACGGAGCGATCCTGCTTCCCTTCCCACCGACACCCTCTCTGCCCGCCAGCCCCGAAGACCCACAGCAACACGGTCCCTGTGTCGTGCGCCCGCTGGTGCCGCCCCCGCCTAGCAGGCTTTCCTCCTCACCAGACAACGCTCATACAGTCCTAGAGACACAGGTCCCCTGTCACCTCCTCGCTGAAGCCTTCCCGGACCCCATCTCCCTCCACACCAGCTGAGCTGGGCCTCCTGCCCTCTCACGGTGCCTCGGGCTACCTCTGTCCTGGGCCTGTGTCTCCCCTCTGCCAGACCGTGAGCCCCTCCAAGACGGCCATGGAGGCCACCCCCTCGTGGGCTCCCTGTGCCAGCACAAGGGTGGCACCCAGGAGGCCTCGGGAAAGCGTATATGAACGAGATTAGGAGAAAGAATGCAGAgatggggcagggggctgggaagAACCAGAAGCTGTCATACCTTTATCATTTGGCAGGTCCCCCTGCAGGGAACTTCCCACAGCCTGCTGAATGGCCCGCTGAAGGAAAGGTGAGGGTGAAGGGGGTGGAAAGAAAGAGCAGTCAGGGGATGCGTGCGGAAGGTCACAAGCTCTGCTGCTGGGAGACAGCCATTCCAGACACCCCTACAACCAGACTCAAACCCTACAGACAGGCCAAGAGTCCCGGCCCCCCAACCCCTCCTTCCCCAAGGGTCCAGGAGTTAGGCCCCTGGAATCTGGacgcccagcccctccctccctcggcCCCAGGCATCCGGCTGCCTCACCAAGATAAAAGCAGAAGGAGAAAGCGTAGGGTCTCTGTCTGGCGGACCGTCACCCCGATCCTCGCCTGACTCCTCTGTCTTCCCTCGAGACTCATCTTCTTCCTCCATGGTCACCTGGTGGTGGAAGCGGGGGAGAGTCTGGAGTAGAGGCTGGTGGGCAGGCCACGGTGGTGCCAGGTGGCGGAAGGAGAGGACAGACATGAAGACCTCAGGGGCCTCCAACACTGTGTCCCTTTCAGcgtccctcctctcctccaccgCATCCCAGGCCCGGGCAAGTACCAGGCCCAGTGCAGACACTGGAGCGACTGGAACAACTCTCCTCCCTTGTCTGAATGTGTTGCCTCCTCTGCCAAAGGGAGGCCCTCCTGGCCTATTtccacacacccctccccagTTCCCGCACCTTCCCCCACAACCAGACTTTAAGACCTCACAGGAGCCCGCCTTCACGGGAGCCAAGACTCTTTTCTGTTGAGTTGTGATTTCAAACACTGTGTCCCGAAGTCTCATAAACCCACCTTTCCCAAACCGAGATACGGGCCAGTGTGCTGGGTGTGCCTCAAACACCACGCCACTTCCCAAAGCATCGATTCTCCTCGATGGTGAGGGACCCAACAAAACGTATTTACACACAGAAGATGGAACTATAATAGAATGAGCTACAAAACCAGTACGCcactttgaaaatgaaaacacgaacaacatgggcttccctggtggcgcagtggttgacagtccgcctgccgatgcaggggacacgggttcgtgccccggtccgggaagatcccacgtgctgtggagcggctgggcccgtgagccatggccgctgagcctgtccggagcgtgtccggagcctgtgcttcgcaaggggacaggccacaacagtgagaggccggtgtaccgcaaaaaacaaaaacaaaacaaaacaaacacgaACTTCAGGAATGCTGTCCACCAGACGCCGCAGGGAGCAACCTCCGATCACCTGTCTGCCCCTTGTGTGGAAGCGCGGCTCAAGGCTTTGCCATGTCACAGAAATTCTTAGGTTATACAGAAGGTGAAAAATCACTCTTTAGACTGATGGGGATCTTGATTAGGGCTTCAGAAAACACGAAGACTTCAGCTGTAGGCTTCCCTGCAACTGTCAAATCTCCTACTCTGAAGACAATAAATATCTGGTCCCACAGTTCCTAGAAAGCTTCAAAACCCCTAACCCTCAACGCCGTGTGCTTAACTCTAAGTGGGCCCAACAGGAGTATCTAAGTCAGAGAAAGGCTGTGAGAATTGAAAGGAGACGGACTCCTGACAGAGAGTTAACAGCCCAAGCCAGCTAGCTATACAGAGGCCAATAATTATCATTGGCCTTTAACGCCCAGGTTTCCCCTACTTCGGTCTCCCCTACACCCTCGGTTGCAtacctgccaaaaaaaaaaaaaaaaagatctccgTCCTGGTCTCCCTCGTACCAGATTTTCAGAAAGCTCTCCCATGCTGCCTCCTGGCTCTCTAAGAGCCTGCAGTTCCTTCCCAAACTCCCATAGACAACTCTCACCCTGAGAAGCCCCTCTGGACAGTTCCCAGCCCTGGTGCTGCTCTCCGGcacctgggtgggggtggggggagcacacGCTATGTAGAACAGTGTCTGTCACATAAGAGATGCTTAATCAAGGTGTGCCGCCAACTCTCTGTAGAATGAACATCCTCCCTTGCCCATTCACACAAGCCCCAGGATTTGCAGACACACCCCCGGCTCCTTAGGTCTTTTAGACCTGAGAAGCCTCTGCAGACGCTGCTAGGTCCCTCTAGATAAGTTTCCCAAACTATAGACTTGATAGTAGTTCAGTGCTTCACAAATAGCTTGTTATCAAAGCAAATCGAACACAGTAGAAGGTTCTTCACAATACATCACGAGTAAATGGAAATACTAATTAATGGGACTTGGGTATGAAATTCGTATGACGGTGTACACTGGGTctcaatgaaaaaatgtttttctcactGTAGATCAAGGTCAAAAGAGTTTGAAAAGCACAGCACTAGATGAATCTAGACGATCCTATAGACTTTCTCAGACCAAGGAGGACTAACTCTAACTCTCTCTGTAGCCCCAGGGCCACGCAGAATTTTTCAACATTGTGCATTTGAATTACTTTCTAAGGGCAAGTACAATACAGCTGGGCAAATTTTCTAATACTCTTCATTGTCTTATTCTCCACGCAATGGCGTGGCCCCCCCAAAGGCATTCGAATTTGCAGTCACACTCAAAGCCACCTAGATGGTTCCAGGTCCTTCTAACTGCCCCCAGCCTCCTGTCACCCAGATTAGGCACTCCCCAGACAGCTGGAGACCCATCCAGGCCTCTCAGAACATCTCAGTATTTGCCTCTCTCCCTTCGTGGGTACATCCCGCTCCTCTGGGTAGCTATAAAAGACTTCCTAGCCCTGGAACAGTTCTTCCAGGCCCAGCTATATGGCCCCAGACCCCTGTAGGTGAGCCGCATCCTCAGGTCAGCCCATGTAGACACTTCGCAGCCCTAACAGACATACCCTAGGCGCTATAGTTGGCTCTGCAGATACTCCCCAGCTCTTGCAGATCTCCTTCACCCCGGGACATATCTCAAGATCTCAAGATGGCCCCAGAACCCTCTAAACAGACCCTAGCCTCCGGTCAGCTCATAAAGACGATCAACAGTGCCCGCAAAAATGACCCAAGCCAGCTATATGCTGGAAGGCAGGCTTCAGTCTCAGTCCAGGCCCTGTGGACGCCTCCAATCCTCTCGAGGACGCCCCGTAGATGCCCCCCGGCACCACAGACGCGTCCCGGGGCCTTCGGAAGGCCCCCCGCTCGGCGCcaggcgccgccgccgccaccaggCCCGAGGCCGCCCCGCTAAGCCCTTGA
Above is a genomic segment from Kogia breviceps isolate mKogBre1 chromosome 18, mKogBre1 haplotype 1, whole genome shotgun sequence containing:
- the SCAF1 gene encoding splicing factor, arginine/serine-rich 19 isoform X1 — its product is MEEEDESRGKTEESGEDRGDGPPDRDPTLSPSAFILRAIQQAVGSSLQGDLPNDKDGSRCHGLRWRRCRSPRSEPRSQESGGTDTASVLDVAADGLLAGLVSILDPPDTWVPSHLDLRPGDEDMLELVAEVRIGDRDPVPLPVPSLLPRVRAWRTGKTVSPQSHSSRPTCARHLLTLGTGDGGPAPPPAPSSASSSPSPSPSSSSPSPPPPPPPPAPPAPPAPRFDIYDPFHPTDEAYSPPPAPEQKYDPFEPTGSNPSSSAGTPSPEEEEEEEEEEEEEEEEEEEEEEEGLSQSISRISETLAGIYDDNSLSQDFPGDESPGADPQPLQQTPAPGTPPQADSTRADGATRRRVFVVGTEAEACREGKVSVEVVTAGGAALPPPLMPPGDSEIEEGEIVQPEEEPRMALSLFRAGGRAARPPPAAPAPPAAQPPPPPPAARAPEGDDFLSLHAESDGEGALQVDLGEPAPAPPTADARWGGLDLRRKILTQRRERYRQRSPSPAAAPASAAPTGPPTRKKSRRERKRSGGEAKEAASSSSGAQPAPPAPASPWDPKKHRSRDRKLGSHASSSARRRSRSRSARRRSRSTDRRRGGSRRSRSREKRRRRRRSNSPPPATSSSSSSRRERHRGKHRDGGGSKKKKKRSRSRGEKRSGDSEKGPAPAQPPSGSTSLGGERDSRRRGAVPPSIQDLTDHDLFAIKRTITVGRPDKPDPRGPSPAPASSPKREVLYDSEGLSAEERGGKSSEKDRRRSGAASSSSSSREKGSRRKALDGGDRDRDRDRDRDRDRSSKKARPPKELAPSSGPPPKPPVSSGSGSSSSSSSSSSRKVKLQSKVAVLIREGVSSTTPAKEATSAGLGSIGVKFSRDRESRSPFLKPDERAPTEVAKAAQGSTKPKKTKVKAKAGAKKAKGTKGKTKPSKTRKKIRSGGGSSGGGSGPVTLKKSKADSCSQAAGAKGAEETSWSGEERAAKAPSTPPPKAAPPPPALTPDSQTVDSSCKTPEVSFLPEEATEEAGVRGGAEEEEEEEEEEEEEEEEQQPATSTATSTAAAAPSTAPSAGSTAGDSGAEDGPAPRVSQLPPLPPPLPWNLPAGVDCTTSGVLALTALLFKMEEANLASRAKAQELIQATNQILSHRKPPSSLGVTPAPVPTSLGLPPGPSSYLLPGSLPLGGCGSTPPTPTGLAAASDKREGSSSSEGRGDTDKYLKKLHTQERAVEEVKLAIKPYYQKKDITKEEYKDILRKAVHKICHSKSGEINPVKVSNLVRAYVQRYRYFRKHGRKPGDPPGPPRPPKEPGPPDKGGPGLPLPPL
- the SCAF1 gene encoding splicing factor, arginine/serine-rich 19 isoform X2; translated protein: MEEEDESRGKTEESGEDRGDGPPDRDPTLSPSAFILRAIQQAVGSSLQGDLPNDKDGSRCHGLRWRRCRSPRSEPRSQESGGTDTASVLDVAADGLLAGLVSILDPPDTWVPSHLDLRPGESEDMLELVAEVRIGDRDPVPLPVPSLLPRVRAWRTGKTVSPQSHSSRPTCARHLLTLGTGDGGPAPPPAPSSASSSPSPSPSSSSPSPPPPPPPPAPPAPPAPRFDIYDPFHPTDEAYSPPPAPEQKYDPFEPTGSNPSSSAGTPSPEEEEEEEEEEEEEEEEEEEEEEEGLSQSISRISETLAGIYDDNSLSQDFPGDESPGADPQPLQQTPAPGTPPQADSTRADGATRRRVFVVGTEAEACREGKVSVEVVTAGGAALPPPLMPPGDSEIEEGEIVQPEEEPRMALSLFRAGGRAARPPPAAPAPPAAQPPPPPPAARAPEGDDFLSLHAESDGEGALQVDLGEPAPAPPTADARWGGLDLRRKILTQRRERYRQRSPSPAAAPASAAPTGPPTRKKSRRERKRSGGEAKEAASSSSGAQPAPPAPASPWDPKKHRSRDRKLGSHASSSARRRSRSRSARRRSRSTDRRRGGSRRSRSREKRRRRRRSNSPPPATSSSSSSRRERHRGKHRDGGGSKKKKKRSRSRGEKRSGDSEKGPAPAQPPSGSTSLGGERDSRRRGAVPPSIQDLTDHDLFAIKRTITVGRPDKPDPRGPSPAPASSPKREVLYDSEGLSAEERGGKSSEKDRRRSGAASSSSSSREKGSRRKALDGGDRDRDRDRDRDRDRSSKKARPPKELAPSSGPPPKPPVSSGSGSSSSSSSSSSRKVKLQSKVAVLIREGVSSTTPAKEATSAGLGSIGVKFSRDRESRSPFLKPDERAPTEVAKAAQGSTKPKKTKVKAKAGAKKAKGTKGKTKPSKTRKKIRSGGGSSGGGSGPVTLKKSKADSCSQAAGAKGAEETSWSGEERAAKAPSTPPPKAAPPPPALTPDSQTVDSSCKTPEVSFLPEEATEEAGVRGGAEEEEEEEEEEEEEEEEQQPATSTATSTAAAAPSTAPSAGSTAGDSGAEDGPAPRVSQLPPLPPPLPWNLPAGVDCTTSGVLALTALLFKMEEANLASRAKAQELIQATNQILSHRKPPSSLGVTPAPVPTSLGLPPGPSSYLLPGSLPLGGCGSTPPTPTGLAAASDKREGSSSSEGRGDTDKYLKKLHTQERAVEEVKLAIKPYYQKKDITKEEYKDILRKAVHKICHSKSGEINPVKVSNLVRAYVQRYRYFRKHGRKPGDPPGPPRPPKEPGPPDKGGPGLPLPPL
- the SCAF1 gene encoding splicing factor, arginine/serine-rich 19 isoform X3; translation: MEALSEPTFRAPFPGIGGDRHGFFSPQSHSSRPTCARHLLTLGTGDGGPAPPPAPSSASSSPSPSPSSSSPSPPPPPPPPAPPAPPAPRFDIYDPFHPTDEAYSPPPAPEQKYDPFEPTGSNPSSSAGTPSPEEEEEEEEEEEEEEEEEEEEEEEGLSQSISRISETLAGIYDDNSLSQDFPGDESPGADPQPLQQTPAPGTPPQADSTRADGATRRRVFVVGTEAEACREGKVSVEVVTAGGAALPPPLMPPGDSEIEEGEIVQPEEEPRMALSLFRAGGRAARPPPAAPAPPAAQPPPPPPAARAPEGDDFLSLHAESDGEGALQVDLGEPAPAPPTADARWGGLDLRRKILTQRRERYRQRSPSPAAAPASAAPTGPPTRKKSRRERKRSGGEAKEAASSSSGAQPAPPAPASPWDPKKHRSRDRKLGSHASSSARRRSRSRSARRRSRSTDRRRGGSRRSRSREKRRRRRRSNSPPPATSSSSSSRRERHRGKHRDGGGSKKKKKRSRSRGEKRSGDSEKGPAPAQPPSGSTSLGGERDSRRRGAVPPSIQDLTDHDLFAIKRTITVGRPDKPDPRGPSPAPASSPKREVLYDSEGLSAEERGGKSSEKDRRRSGAASSSSSSREKGSRRKALDGGDRDRDRDRDRDRDRSSKKARPPKELAPSSGPPPKPPVSSGSGSSSSSSSSSSRKVKLQSKVAVLIREGVSSTTPAKEATSAGLGSIGVKFSRDRESRSPFLKPDERAPTEVAKAAQGSTKPKKTKVKAKAGAKKAKGTKGKTKPSKTRKKIRSGGGSSGGGSGPVTLKKSKADSCSQAAGAKGAEETSWSGEERAAKAPSTPPPKAAPPPPALTPDSQTVDSSCKTPEVSFLPEEATEEAGVRGGAEEEEEEEEEEEEEEEEQQPATSTATSTAAAAPSTAPSAGSTAGDSGAEDGPAPRVSQLPPLPPPLPWNLPAGVDCTTSGVLALTALLFKMEEANLASRAKAQELIQATNQILSHRKPPSSLGVTPAPVPTSLGLPPGPSSYLLPGSLPLGGCGSTPPTPTGLAAASDKREGSSSSEGRGDTDKYLKKLHTQERAVEEVKLAIKPYYQKKDITKEEYKDILRKAVHKICHSKSGEINPVKVSNLVRAYVQRYRYFRKHGRKPGDPPGPPRPPKEPGPPDKGGPGLPLPPL